CCAGCAACCGGTGCAGCGGCACACAGGGACAGTTGCTGCGCATCGTGCGTCGCGCCTTGTCCCGGCTGCAGAGACGGCTGGACAAACTGCACCAGGAACGGGTTGCTGCGGCCGACGCCGAAACATGGCAACGGGCCGGCCAGTTGCTGACCGCCAACCTGTTCCGGGTCCGCAAGGGGATGACTGAAATCGATGTGGAAAATTTTTATGACCCGGGGACAACCCTGCGCATCGTCCTTGATCCGGCCCTTGCGCCGGCGGCGAACGCGGAGCGGCTTTTCGCAAAATACAAAAAACTGCGGCGGGGCATCGATCATATCGAACGACGCATCACGGAAACCCTTGCCGAGAAACCGTGGCTGGAAGCTCTGGAACTGGCTCTTGAAGAGGTTGGAAGCGGCGAGGAACTGGCGGTGCTGGAGGAGGAAATGCAACAGGCGCGGCTGCTTCCGCGGCAACCGCAAAAACCGAAGCGCCGCCCGGTTTCGGGCCACCCCGGCCTGCGCCGGGGCCTCTCCCCGGGCGGTCTGGACCTGTACTGGGGGATGAACAGCCGCGCCAACGACTACCTGGTCCGGCATGTGTGCCGTCCGGGCGATCGATGGTTTCATGTCAAGGACCGCCCCGGCTGCCACCTGGTGCTCAAGAACCCGCGCCAGGATCAGCCCGTGCCGGAAGCGGATATTCTGTATGCCGCCAGTCTGGCCGCAGGCTTTTCCCGGGCCTGCGAGGAAGGTGCTGCAGAGGTCATGGTGGCCGAGGGCCGCGCGGTTCACAAGCCCAAAGGGGCGCTGCCCGGACAGGTGCACATTACCGGATATCACAGCGTGCGCGTCGCGCCCCGTCGCGAGTCCGGCCTGTGACCGACACTCAGCCCTTGTTGATGCGCTCGCGAAGTTCTTTGCCCACCTTGAAAAACGGCAGCTTTTTGGGCTTGACCTCGATTTCCTCGCCGGTTTTGGGGTTGCGCCCGGTATAGGCCTTGTAATCCTTGACCATCAGGCTGCCGAAGCC
This portion of the Syntrophotalea acetylenica genome encodes:
- a CDS encoding HU family DNA-binding protein, yielding MNKSELIEALAEKKGLTYKRSEEIVNIVLDTMSDTLVSGGRIEIRGFGSLMVKDYKAYTGRNPKTGEEIEVKPKKLPFFKVGKELRERINKG
- a CDS encoding NFACT family protein; translation: MDVLFIEAVIAEIAPLIVGASVKRVHQPDADTIILRLWNGRRELRLRLSVAPGASGLYLTENPWINPPAPLRFCQLLRSRLSTLRSIRQVPGDRIALLFFEGLDGSPLRLVVELYGRCPNMILCDGQDRIIDVLHRRNGDEQHTPRRKGAIWTAPPPGPGRYALWDGGVIDDAGGLHENAAGWLMRHVHPMPALLAMELAGRMAAGEDPTEALEKFVRSWRCGERSFWTGEVDGVPRLGAFRPVCLKREQVQEFASASQAADSFYARDASNRCSGTQGQLLRIVRRALSRLQRRLDKLHQERVAAADAETWQRAGQLLTANLFRVRKGMTEIDVENFYDPGTTLRIVLDPALAPAANAERLFAKYKKLRRGIDHIERRITETLAEKPWLEALELALEEVGSGEELAVLEEEMQQARLLPRQPQKPKRRPVSGHPGLRRGLSPGGLDLYWGMNSRANDYLVRHVCRPGDRWFHVKDRPGCHLVLKNPRQDQPVPEADILYAASLAAGFSRACEEGAAEVMVAEGRAVHKPKGALPGQVHITGYHSVRVAPRRESGL